ATTCGTtttagattttcaaaatctaaaacGAATACTTAATCGcgtataatttttatatttagtttattaaaaaaataattttgtgcaATTGTTTTCAAGTATACTCCACTTTGGGGTGAACGACACATTAACCTATATAACTGACATCACACCACCAGACCTGCTATCTGTGACGTCATGGGGTGAGTTGAAATTCCGAAATGAGCGCCCTCTGTTGCTGACACCGattgatttgtttataaaaaggtTGTGTGGCACAACGCACAAGTTTAATTGCTCTGAAACGTTCTGCCTTGGCGAGTTTACCATTCTCCCTTCTACATTAGATGTGTTCTTTTTATTGAATCTGTATGAAGCATCTATAGGTGTTTATCATTTGTGATCTTTTCATTTGACATTGTTTTGTCCATTCTGTGGGATTTGGGATTTGGAATGGAGATTATATTATATGTTCATGTCTTGTTGAGTGCTCTAGCACTGGTATTTAGCGGTAAGTAGTGTATAAAAAATACACCTttgttcaaatatatatatttttttttagatagtgaaaactgaaaaattaaaaaagccaTATATATGTCCTTTActaatgaacaatttttaattactCATGGACTCACTGACAATTAAAGTTTTTCTATTAGTAAATGACATATATGTACACCGTTTTGAATGCATCATTTGCAGTATGGTTATATCATTTATACCCATAGTTTTTTAGAAACAGTATCCtttcatatatatacttttgGCTCGTCCacgaatattttcaaaaataagttCAATATTTGAAATTCCATGCTTCAGgctgacatattttttttttatcgttgcCTGTCTGTTTTCTCTCCGCTTATCATTACGCCGTCCTAGATTAAGTGTTCGAACACGTTTTTATTTAAGGCTTCGATCCCTTTTTATGTTTTGAATCCCGAAAATTGCCAGTTTTATGGGAAAGGAAATGCACAAATTATAGACTTTGAAAGATTGCAAGTATCTTGATTTTTCGCGAAAGATACATCATAATTTAAATCTGTGGTAATTTCTTTAAGagtttttctactttttctcGGTCGAGCCTAAAAACTGTAATTTCAATGTCAAACATCGTTTTCGGCAACGGTGAGAACTTTTATCAATGTGGTTATCCGCGGAATATTATGACGAAGCGACGACAGAACCTACCAGATGTTCACTAAACGTTATGACATTTCTCCCTAAATTGAACCCGTGTTTACCAACAAAACATGTTGCTCTCACAATAaacagctacatgtatgttttattttagagGGTTACGAGGTGCCCGAGGAGAGCGTAATGGAGGAACTGTTCTATGAGTACAATAGCGAGGCCCGGCCGGCCTCCGTACGCCGGCCCGTGGTCAAAGTGTCCCACCAACTCACGCTCACCAGAATCATTAGCCTGGTACTGTCTCATTGTAtaattacttattttttaaactatcTAATTAAGATTCATGCATATGCATGAGTATATCTAATTGAGTTACATGCATTTGCATACCAGtgtatttttaattgataataaaatctctctctctctctctctctctctcttcaattAGAATCTACTACATGCATATGTAAATTCTATTCACTGGTTTgtgtaaatgtataataatgtaACCACAAACCTTGAAAAGATACTAGTATTCCAATTTGACTTAAAATATCATTTCGTATCACTgtaatttctaaaattatatccataccggtatatacacgtacatgtattggAATCCAATACTCAGCCTAAATGAAACCTATTATTGTATGATGTTTCTGCCTCTCTCAAATCATTTATAAGACTGATACAGTTTGTATACATTTATACTTAGTATTTTTCACTACGTTTTCTTCGTGTAGTGTTAATATTGCATAATTCCACTTGGCAGAGCCAAAGGCTTAACtaagtatatatatacctgtaatTACAATAGTAaccaatacttttttttcaaaattttgataacaATGCTATATCAGAaaactattcaaaatattttacaataccaTCTCCTTTGGTAAAATCGTAGTGTGTTCGctcctagaaaaaaaaatattattccaaGTCTTAAATAATACATTTGTAACCTTTGTTTAACCCTTTGACGTTCGTACCGGTCTTTGAccggtaaattttttttatcaatacatgttgcacaaaatattaaatggatTTGTTTATAGTGGACGGATTTCTAAAAACAAGGTATCAATATCATCGCAAGACTTTGTTAAATTTaactttatagaaaatattaacCAGTACTAAAAAGGAAACGTCTAAATTaactttatagaaaatattaacCAGTACTAAAAAGGAAACGTGTAAATTAACAGTTAATTAAGAGGAGGCCGGCAAGAAAACTccgtaattttttatttctgtgaTTACACGTTTTCTGAAAAGTTTCTTGATTGTGTAAAAAACCACAAGAAATATATCGAAATTTAGCGAATTTTATTGTTAAACATCTTCCAAAAGAAATAGGACAAAATATCCTGTAATTTAGCTGTGTTTTCATATGAAATTGATTGATTGAATGTACTCTGCAGAGGGAGGATCTACTGGTGATTGACACCTGGCAGGTGATCTCTTGGAGGGACCCCCGTCTGGTGTGGGACAGGAACTACTATGACTTTGTTGAAACCATCAATGTAGATCCCTCCAAAATCTGGAAACCCGACATTGTCAACTTCCACAAGTAAATACAACTTTACATAACTTATATACAATTTCTGCTCTCTAGATATTTAtggctaaaaaattaaaaagtgttTATGTTCATAAGGTAAGgtgaacaataatttaaaagcaAAAGACCATTACAAACAAGTGTGAACAAACACTTGTTATAAGATTCACTACgaagtttttatgtttaattgatttttttatgtctGCTGCACAATGAGCTGTTGCCTTTCACGAATATCTAATTTGGTAAAAATGAGCAAATACGAAACTGTTctgataaaaacaaattcattgttACGCACacaaaaaagaacataaaaatattttaagaaaaaaatgatactgACTCGTTAATTTCAGTGCTGGTGGGAACTCGGGTCTTATCTACGATAACCTTCCACTGACGATTAAATATGATGGGGATGTTGTCTATGTTCCCCCAACCCGCCTGACCACTCAATGCCAACCGTACGGGGATGTGTACCACTGCATCTGGACATTTGGATCTTGGACCCACGACATCAAAAAGTTGGACATAAACAACACGTATGGAGCTATTGACATGTCAGAATATGAGGAGAATTCGAGGATCGCCATCATTGACTCGTCTGTAAAACGGACCCTGAAGAAGTACGCCTATTTTCCGAACCGGTACGCCATTTTGACGTACAACATCACCATCAGATGGAAAGACGCCGACAGGTTTGAGGGTTTGGAACCACTGCAGATGCCCGCTGTTGTCTCTAAGAAGAGCGAACTGCAGAATGATGAACATATCCCTGTGTCCGGGTCAATTCTAGCCAATGCCACAGATCAGTCAGACATGGAGAAAGGGGAAGGCGGAAGTGAGGGAGACGGAGACACACCCACTGAGGAAGAACAATCATCGAACGAAGAGGAATCGACAGATTTTTGGGATACTTATAGCACTGATTATGACGACACCACCGAATCTAGCCAAGACCAAGAAACCGAATATTCCTCAAATGAGGAGACGACCGAATCTAgccaagaaaaagaaaatttcgaATCTACCCCAAAAGTGGATGCTTCCGGTTCCGGCGAAAAGGAAGAAATTGTCAATTCAGCCAAAAATGGAAATTCCACGGAGTCGACcgaaaaagaagaaattgtcAATTCAGTCCAAAATGGAAATGTCACAGAATCAACCCAGAATGACGATGTGGCCTCTGGACAGAAAGTAACTGAAAACACAGACAAAACTGAAAAGGAAAGTGACGAGGTAGAACCACAGGTAGTAGAGACCGACAGTGGGGAGGATGATACAGACATTGGGGCGTGGCAGCGCATCAAAAGCATATGGTCTAAATAACAGACCTTAAAGGCCAATAATCATCTTAGTGACGTTGATTCACCTCTGTTACCGTCATTCATCAGGGTTTTTTCCCCAATCAATCACAAGAAAATGATGTCATAATGAACTAAGAATTTGGTAGCTATAAGTCTTTGTTGTACAATATATGTAATCTATATAGTTCAGTGGATGTTTGTAAATACAGTTTTGGATATTATTACAGTTTACATTGCCCTGCAAGATAACCTACATTTTGTAAATACACTAGTATGCCAAAGAAAGACAAATTgtcatatacaatgtatgtaacTGGtgtgaaatgcatgtaaaaaaaacagtGCATGTTTTCTTGTGAGGTGTGGTCCCGGTGGTGACTTACTTACTATAAATAGTTTGGATTGTTATCAGATTTACTATGTGAGAGTAGATATACCCACATGAACGATATTCCGGTGATATAATTGTAtctctgtacatgtattgaactttttaaagtatttccagatgtattattttatattgtcggttgattttttttctttcatttattattatatttacttgttcatatt
This genomic window from Magallana gigas chromosome 5, xbMagGiga1.1, whole genome shotgun sequence contains:
- the LOC105342449 gene encoding neuronal acetylcholine receptor subunit alpha-2, which codes for MEIILYVHVLLSALALVFSEGYEVPEESVMEELFYEYNSEARPASVRRPVVKVSHQLTLTRIISLREDLLVIDTWQVISWRDPRLVWDRNYYDFVETINVDPSKIWKPDIVNFHNAGGNSGLIYDNLPLTIKYDGDVVYVPPTRLTTQCQPYGDVYHCIWTFGSWTHDIKKLDINNTYGAIDMSEYEENSRIAIIDSSVKRTLKKYAYFPNRYAILTYNITIRWKDADRFEGLEPLQMPAVVSKKSELQNDEHIPVSGSILANATDQSDMEKGEGGSEGDGDTPTEEEQSSNEEESTDFWDTYSTDYDDTTESSQDQETEYSSNEETTESSQEKENFESTPKVDASGSGEKEEIVNSAKNGNSTESTEKEEIVNSVQNGNVTESTQNDDVASGQKVTENTDKTEKESDEVEPQVVETDSGEDDTDIGAWQRIKSIWSK